A single region of the Oreochromis niloticus isolate F11D_XX linkage group LG19, O_niloticus_UMD_NMBU, whole genome shotgun sequence genome encodes:
- the asxl2 gene encoding putative Polycomb group protein ASXL2 isoform X3 → MMIAKVPSKLQSQPSSPQPRCSSPSVPTSKLISPSQKHSKKALKQALKQQQQRNQRRQGGMPISSSPRLLLKTLKDMADNITTKTDLCHPVVPRKVSQRSSRLSAGQIKRAKYKIDVETPDSILVNTNLRAIINKHNFSALPPDCQQRLVKLLPEVDRQACMDGLLKVTSSALNNEFFTSAAQSWKDRLAEGEFTPELQLRMRQEIEKEKKVEHWKEAFFENYYGENSGLSYEESKELTKADLNQESARPQSPSHQTGPVAQALEESKCTKDSSLTDAPAKDVKPAQTSSQEPLKALPAQKEPVFTAEPMKTRRSQYAEDRKMNTTANTGLVAAVRAPEVEKRGEWSAASTMPEKERKEDTKEEKTERSQLSVNSSPPPKASSELKEVQSVSMVKPAAESEEVISEPSGSSEPLKRKSLSEIEGELTPEKRPRISSVSSVSSFSSVSPSASSISSPATPTSTTNQRVPPLKIPVSRILPLPVSPSQISPRTPLPSPLSSPCRTGARTLADIKAKAQLARAQRAAAAASSSASKGAVPGPGPGGGSSEQTHHLSSPTSPQGSARLPATQFSISSPCQVDSFGPCSPNQSQKYLSKTEEKHTSLSAGTVSTGIHSVQKSSSVSAQPSSVHASKEQEIPLTAGSTTRTSSCIPANNPLVTQLLQGKEVPLEQILPKPLSKVEVKMSNFSSGSMGKASHSAEHRAEKFNTSGRAGVFSENTKHHRELPDKETQEQILQALMQRKVQQSQPYGGGVGPQSPQYKVQQLMHAEERQDRSRISVGFLGRRRMPRPAMTGHYLLNVSTYGRGSESRRLHLSAIPNTSVTSTKRETTEAEDAAKEDQPARKVFLFPSGVKTEQQRCSVSKSNEPAGFQHHYNIKTEPGSEYIEAGGDNNNTSATTKDTSPFSQSHRRHLELNSNQGNSEPYLTHVDPSHQRPTAFQSQRTLDNQEPPVASCYGGTISMSVPHTLNRSTAGTGSSTSSSEADGGGIHGSVMSFSVTVTTIPAGHSLDHGNQGEPSPEQSFIEGSNMEDVQSKCYCRLKAMIMCKGCGAFCHDDCIGPSKLCVSCLVVR, encoded by the exons ATGATGATAGCGAAAG TTCCCTCCAAGCTGCAGTCACAGCCGTCGTCTCCACAGCCTCGATGCTCGTCGCCGTCTGTCCCCACCAGTAAGCTCATCTCTCCCTCGCAGAAACACAGCAAGAAAGCTTTGAAACAG GccctgaagcagcagcagcagagaaaccAGCGTAGACAGGGGGGAATGCCAATCTCCTCCAGTCCAAGACTGCTTCTGAAAACCCTTAAAGACATGGCAGATAACATTACAACAAAGACTG ATTTATGCCACCCAGTCGTACCCAGAAAGGTTTCCCAAAGGTCCAGTCGCCTCAGTGCAG GGCAGATAAAACGTGCCAAGTATAAAATAGACGTGGAGACGCCAGACTCTATTTTGGTTAACACCAACCTGCGAGCAATCATCAACAAGCACAATTTCTCTGCCTTGCCTCCAGACTGCCAGCAAAGGCTGGTCAAACTTCTGCCAGAAGTAGACCGCCAG GCTTGCATGGACGGCCTTCTGAAGGTCACTAGCTCTGCCTTAAACAATGAGTTTTTCACATCAGCAGCTCAGTCTTGGAAAGATAGACTGGCTGAGG GGGAATTCACTCCTGAATTGCAGCTCCGAATGCGCCAAGAAATTGAGAAGGAAAAGAAAGTTGAGCACTGGAAGGAAGCCTTCTTTGAAAACTATTATGGGGAGAA TTCAGGGCTCAGCTATGAGGAATCCAAAGAGCTGACAAAGGCTGATTTGAATCAGGAGTCTGCCAGGCCTCAGTCCCCCTCTCATCAGACAGGACCTGTCGCTCAAGCACTAGAGGAATCTAAGTGCACCAAGGACAGCAGCCTGACTGATGCTCCTGCAAAAGACGTAAAGCCAGCGCAGACATCGTCACAGGAGCCTCTGAAAGCACTGCCTGCTCAAAAAGAGCCTGTCTTTACTGCAGAACCCATGAAGACGCGACGCTCACAGTATGCTGAGGATCGGAAGATGAATACAACCGCAAATACTGGACTGGTGGCTGCAGTGAGAGCACCAGAGGTTGAGAAACGTGGTGAATGGAGTGCAGCATCGACAATGCCAGAAAAGGAGCGCAAGGAAGACACGAAGGAGGAGAAAACTGAACGCTCCCAGTTGTCTGTGAACAGCAGCCCTCCACCAAAGGCTAGTTCAGAGTTGAAAGAAGTTCAGTCGGTGTCTATGGTTAAGCCTGCTGCAGAGAGCGAAGAGGTCATCTCAGAGCCCAGTGGCTCCTCAGAGCCGCTGAAAAGGAAGTCTCTCAGTGAAATAGAGGGTGAATTAACACCAGAGAAAAGACCCCGCATATCTTCAGTTTCTTCAGTGTCTTCATTCTCATCTGTGTCTCCCTCAGCATCATCCATATCCAGCCCTGCTACACCAACTTCAACAACAAATCAGAGGGTTCCACCACTAAAG ATCCCAGTATCACGAATTCTTCCCTTGCCCGTGTCACCTAGCCAGATCTCACCAAGGACTCCCCTCCCAAGCCCACTTAGTAGCCCATGCCGTACTGGTGCTCGCACTTTGGCAGATATCAAAGCCAAAGCTCAGCTTGCCCGAGCACAacgtgcagcagcagcagcatcatcatCTGCTTCAAAGGGGGCGGTGCCAGGCCCAGGGCCAGGTGGAGGCAGTAGTGAGCAGACACACCACTTATCCAGCCCGACATCCCCACAGGGATCTGCTAGGTTACCAGCCACACAGTTTAGTATATCTTCTCCTTGCCAAGTGGACTCTTTTGGTCCATGTAGCCCAAACCAGTCTCAGAAGTACTTAagcaaaactgaagaaaaacatACAAGTCTTTCTGCTGGTACTGTCAGTACAGGAATCCATAGCGTCCAAAAGAGTTCAAGTGTATCAGCACAACCATCATCGGTGCATGCTTCAAAGGAACAGGAAATCCCATTAACTGCTGGATCAACAACCAGAACCAGCTCCTGCATCCCTGCAAACAACCCGCTGGTCACTCAGCTTCTGCAGGGCAAAGAAGTTCCACTGGAGCAGATCCTCCCAAAACCGCTATCCAAGGTGGAAGTAAAGATGTCAAACTTCTCCTCTGGTAGTATGGGAAAGGCATCACATTCTGCTGAGCACAGGGCTGAGAAGTTCAATACATCAGGCCGAGCTGGTGTTTtctcagaaaacacaaaacatcacaGGGAACTTCCTGACAAGGAGACTCAGGAGCAGATCCTACAGGCTCTAATGCAGAGGAAAGTCCAACAAAGTCAACCTTATGGAGGGGGTGTAGGGCCTCAGTCACCTCAGTACAAAGTTCAGCAACTGATGCACGCAGAAGAGCGACAAGATCGATCGAGGATTTCTGTTGGTTTTTTGGGTCGAAGGAGGATGCCAAGGCCTGCCATGACAGGACATTACCTGCTCAATGTCTCCACGTATGGCAGAGGATCAGAGAGCAGGAGACTTCACCTGTCTGCCATTCCAAACACGTCTGTAACCAGCACAAAAAGGGAAACCACAGAAGCAGAGGATGCAGCCAAGGAGGACCAACCAGCCAGGAaagtttttctgtttccttctgGGGTCAAAACAGAGCAGCAAAGATGCTCAGTAAGCAAGTCTAATGAACCAGCGGGCTTTCAGCATCACTATAACATAAAGACGGAGCCTGGATCAGAGTATATTGAAGCTGGTGGTGATAACAACAACACCAGCGCAACCACCAAAGACACCAGCCCTTTTTCTCAGTCACACCGAAGGCACCTCGAACTCAATAGTAATCAAGGAAACTCCGAGCCATATCTTACCCACGTGGATCCCAGTCACCAGCGGCCGACTGCCTTTCAATCCCAGAGAACACTCGATAATCAGGAACCCCCGGTAGCATCATGCTACGGTGGCACTATCAGTATGTCCGTACCTCACACTTTGAACCGCAGCACTGCAGGCACCGGCTCTTCCACATCCTCATCAGAAGCTGATGGTGGTGGCATCCACGGGAGCGTTATGTCCTTCTCAGTGACTGTCACCACCATACCTGCTGGTCACTCATTAGACCACGGCAACCAGGGCGAGCCCTCACCTGAACAGTCATTCATTGAGGGCTCCAACATGGAGGACGTCCAGTCTAAATGCTACTGCCGACTGAAGGCAATGATCATGTGCAAGGGGTGTGGCGCTTTTTGCCATGATGACTGCATAGGCCCCTCAAAACTGTGTGTCTCGTGTTTAGTGGTACGATGA
- the asxl2 gene encoding putative Polycomb group protein ASXL2 isoform X2: MRERQKKKKGRTWAEAAKTVLEKYPNTPMSHKEILQVIQRERLKEISGTSPLACLNAMLHTNSRGEEGIFYKVPGRMGVYTLKKDISDVVKELSEEGSEESSDNLSDSRSSENNSSAISQEGRRGRWMRRVPSKLQSQPSSPQPRCSSPSVPTSKLISPSQKHSKKALKQALKQQQQRNQRRQGGMPISSSPRLLLKTLKDMADNITTKTDLCHPVVPRKVSQRSSRLSAGQIKRAKYKIDVETPDSILVNTNLRAIINKHNFSALPPDCQQRLVKLLPEVDRQACMDGLLKVTSSALNNEFFTSAAQSWKDRLAEGEFTPELQLRMRQEIEKEKKVEHWKEAFFENYYGENSGLSYEESKELTKADLNQESARPQSPSHQTGPVAQALEESKCTKDSSLTDAPAKDVKPAQTSSQEPLKALPAQKEPVFTAEPMKTRRSQYAEDRKMNTTANTGLVAAVRAPEVEKRGEWSAASTMPEKERKEDTKEEKTERSQLSVNSSPPPKASSELKEVQSVSMVKPAAESEEVISEPSGSSEPLKRKSLSEIEGELTPEKRPRISSVSSVSSFSSVSPSASSISSPATPTSTTNQRVPPLKIPVSRILPLPVSPSQISPRTPLPSPLSSPCRTGARTLADIKAKAQLARAQRAAAAASSSASKGAVPGPGPGGGSSEQTHHLSSPTSPQGSARLPATQFSISSPCQVDSFGPCSPNQSQKYLSKTEEKHTSLSAGTVSTGIHSVQKSSSVSAQPSSVHASKEQEIPLTAGSTTRTSSCIPANNPLVTQLLQGKEVPLEQILPKPLSKVEVKMSNFSSGSMGKASHSAEHRAEKFNTSGRAGVFSENTKHHRELPDKETQEQILQALMQRKVQQSQPYGGGVGPQSPQYKVQQLMHAEERQDRSRISVGFLGRRRMPRPAMTGHYLLNVSTYGRGSESRRLHLSAIPNTSVTSTKRETTEAEDAAKEDQPARKVFLFPSGVKTEQQRCSVSKSNEPAGFQHHYNIKTEPGSEYIEAGGDNNNTSATTKDTSPFSQSHRRHLELNSNQGNSEPYLTHVDPSHQRPTAFQSQRTLDNQEPPVASCYGGTISMSVPHTLNRSTAGTGSSTSSSEADGGGIHGSVMSFSVTVTTIPAGHSLDHGNQGEPSPEQSFIEGSNMEDVQSKCYCRLKAMIMCKGCGAFCHDDCIGPSKLCVSCLVVR, encoded by the exons CGGAACTTCACCGCTGGCATGTCTGAATGCAATGCTGCACACGAACTCTCGTGGTGAGGAGGGAATCTTCTACAAAGTTCCAGGCAGAATGGGAGTCTACACATTAAAG AAGGACATCTCAGATGTGGTGAAGGAGCTGTCGGAAGAGGGCTCTGAGGAGAGCAGTGACAATCTTTCTGACTCTCGAAGCTCAGAAAACAACAGTAGTGCTATCAGTCAAGAGGGCAGGAGAGGAAGGTGGATGCGAAGAG TTCCCTCCAAGCTGCAGTCACAGCCGTCGTCTCCACAGCCTCGATGCTCGTCGCCGTCTGTCCCCACCAGTAAGCTCATCTCTCCCTCGCAGAAACACAGCAAGAAAGCTTTGAAACAG GccctgaagcagcagcagcagagaaaccAGCGTAGACAGGGGGGAATGCCAATCTCCTCCAGTCCAAGACTGCTTCTGAAAACCCTTAAAGACATGGCAGATAACATTACAACAAAGACTG ATTTATGCCACCCAGTCGTACCCAGAAAGGTTTCCCAAAGGTCCAGTCGCCTCAGTGCAG GGCAGATAAAACGTGCCAAGTATAAAATAGACGTGGAGACGCCAGACTCTATTTTGGTTAACACCAACCTGCGAGCAATCATCAACAAGCACAATTTCTCTGCCTTGCCTCCAGACTGCCAGCAAAGGCTGGTCAAACTTCTGCCAGAAGTAGACCGCCAG GCTTGCATGGACGGCCTTCTGAAGGTCACTAGCTCTGCCTTAAACAATGAGTTTTTCACATCAGCAGCTCAGTCTTGGAAAGATAGACTGGCTGAGG GGGAATTCACTCCTGAATTGCAGCTCCGAATGCGCCAAGAAATTGAGAAGGAAAAGAAAGTTGAGCACTGGAAGGAAGCCTTCTTTGAAAACTATTATGGGGAGAA TTCAGGGCTCAGCTATGAGGAATCCAAAGAGCTGACAAAGGCTGATTTGAATCAGGAGTCTGCCAGGCCTCAGTCCCCCTCTCATCAGACAGGACCTGTCGCTCAAGCACTAGAGGAATCTAAGTGCACCAAGGACAGCAGCCTGACTGATGCTCCTGCAAAAGACGTAAAGCCAGCGCAGACATCGTCACAGGAGCCTCTGAAAGCACTGCCTGCTCAAAAAGAGCCTGTCTTTACTGCAGAACCCATGAAGACGCGACGCTCACAGTATGCTGAGGATCGGAAGATGAATACAACCGCAAATACTGGACTGGTGGCTGCAGTGAGAGCACCAGAGGTTGAGAAACGTGGTGAATGGAGTGCAGCATCGACAATGCCAGAAAAGGAGCGCAAGGAAGACACGAAGGAGGAGAAAACTGAACGCTCCCAGTTGTCTGTGAACAGCAGCCCTCCACCAAAGGCTAGTTCAGAGTTGAAAGAAGTTCAGTCGGTGTCTATGGTTAAGCCTGCTGCAGAGAGCGAAGAGGTCATCTCAGAGCCCAGTGGCTCCTCAGAGCCGCTGAAAAGGAAGTCTCTCAGTGAAATAGAGGGTGAATTAACACCAGAGAAAAGACCCCGCATATCTTCAGTTTCTTCAGTGTCTTCATTCTCATCTGTGTCTCCCTCAGCATCATCCATATCCAGCCCTGCTACACCAACTTCAACAACAAATCAGAGGGTTCCACCACTAAAG ATCCCAGTATCACGAATTCTTCCCTTGCCCGTGTCACCTAGCCAGATCTCACCAAGGACTCCCCTCCCAAGCCCACTTAGTAGCCCATGCCGTACTGGTGCTCGCACTTTGGCAGATATCAAAGCCAAAGCTCAGCTTGCCCGAGCACAacgtgcagcagcagcagcatcatcatCTGCTTCAAAGGGGGCGGTGCCAGGCCCAGGGCCAGGTGGAGGCAGTAGTGAGCAGACACACCACTTATCCAGCCCGACATCCCCACAGGGATCTGCTAGGTTACCAGCCACACAGTTTAGTATATCTTCTCCTTGCCAAGTGGACTCTTTTGGTCCATGTAGCCCAAACCAGTCTCAGAAGTACTTAagcaaaactgaagaaaaacatACAAGTCTTTCTGCTGGTACTGTCAGTACAGGAATCCATAGCGTCCAAAAGAGTTCAAGTGTATCAGCACAACCATCATCGGTGCATGCTTCAAAGGAACAGGAAATCCCATTAACTGCTGGATCAACAACCAGAACCAGCTCCTGCATCCCTGCAAACAACCCGCTGGTCACTCAGCTTCTGCAGGGCAAAGAAGTTCCACTGGAGCAGATCCTCCCAAAACCGCTATCCAAGGTGGAAGTAAAGATGTCAAACTTCTCCTCTGGTAGTATGGGAAAGGCATCACATTCTGCTGAGCACAGGGCTGAGAAGTTCAATACATCAGGCCGAGCTGGTGTTTtctcagaaaacacaaaacatcacaGGGAACTTCCTGACAAGGAGACTCAGGAGCAGATCCTACAGGCTCTAATGCAGAGGAAAGTCCAACAAAGTCAACCTTATGGAGGGGGTGTAGGGCCTCAGTCACCTCAGTACAAAGTTCAGCAACTGATGCACGCAGAAGAGCGACAAGATCGATCGAGGATTTCTGTTGGTTTTTTGGGTCGAAGGAGGATGCCAAGGCCTGCCATGACAGGACATTACCTGCTCAATGTCTCCACGTATGGCAGAGGATCAGAGAGCAGGAGACTTCACCTGTCTGCCATTCCAAACACGTCTGTAACCAGCACAAAAAGGGAAACCACAGAAGCAGAGGATGCAGCCAAGGAGGACCAACCAGCCAGGAaagtttttctgtttccttctgGGGTCAAAACAGAGCAGCAAAGATGCTCAGTAAGCAAGTCTAATGAACCAGCGGGCTTTCAGCATCACTATAACATAAAGACGGAGCCTGGATCAGAGTATATTGAAGCTGGTGGTGATAACAACAACACCAGCGCAACCACCAAAGACACCAGCCCTTTTTCTCAGTCACACCGAAGGCACCTCGAACTCAATAGTAATCAAGGAAACTCCGAGCCATATCTTACCCACGTGGATCCCAGTCACCAGCGGCCGACTGCCTTTCAATCCCAGAGAACACTCGATAATCAGGAACCCCCGGTAGCATCATGCTACGGTGGCACTATCAGTATGTCCGTACCTCACACTTTGAACCGCAGCACTGCAGGCACCGGCTCTTCCACATCCTCATCAGAAGCTGATGGTGGTGGCATCCACGGGAGCGTTATGTCCTTCTCAGTGACTGTCACCACCATACCTGCTGGTCACTCATTAGACCACGGCAACCAGGGCGAGCCCTCACCTGAACAGTCATTCATTGAGGGCTCCAACATGGAGGACGTCCAGTCTAAATGCTACTGCCGACTGAAGGCAATGATCATGTGCAAGGGGTGTGGCGCTTTTTGCCATGATGACTGCATAGGCCCCTCAAAACTGTGTGTCTCGTGTTTAGTGGTACGATGA
- the asxl2 gene encoding putative Polycomb group protein ASXL2 isoform X1 has product MRERQKKKKGRTWAEAAKTVLEKYPNTPMSHKEILQVIQRERLKEIRSGTSPLACLNAMLHTNSRGEEGIFYKVPGRMGVYTLKKDISDVVKELSEEGSEESSDNLSDSRSSENNSSAISQEGRRGRWMRRVPSKLQSQPSSPQPRCSSPSVPTSKLISPSQKHSKKALKQALKQQQQRNQRRQGGMPISSSPRLLLKTLKDMADNITTKTDLCHPVVPRKVSQRSSRLSAGQIKRAKYKIDVETPDSILVNTNLRAIINKHNFSALPPDCQQRLVKLLPEVDRQACMDGLLKVTSSALNNEFFTSAAQSWKDRLAEGEFTPELQLRMRQEIEKEKKVEHWKEAFFENYYGENSGLSYEESKELTKADLNQESARPQSPSHQTGPVAQALEESKCTKDSSLTDAPAKDVKPAQTSSQEPLKALPAQKEPVFTAEPMKTRRSQYAEDRKMNTTANTGLVAAVRAPEVEKRGEWSAASTMPEKERKEDTKEEKTERSQLSVNSSPPPKASSELKEVQSVSMVKPAAESEEVISEPSGSSEPLKRKSLSEIEGELTPEKRPRISSVSSVSSFSSVSPSASSISSPATPTSTTNQRVPPLKIPVSRILPLPVSPSQISPRTPLPSPLSSPCRTGARTLADIKAKAQLARAQRAAAAASSSASKGAVPGPGPGGGSSEQTHHLSSPTSPQGSARLPATQFSISSPCQVDSFGPCSPNQSQKYLSKTEEKHTSLSAGTVSTGIHSVQKSSSVSAQPSSVHASKEQEIPLTAGSTTRTSSCIPANNPLVTQLLQGKEVPLEQILPKPLSKVEVKMSNFSSGSMGKASHSAEHRAEKFNTSGRAGVFSENTKHHRELPDKETQEQILQALMQRKVQQSQPYGGGVGPQSPQYKVQQLMHAEERQDRSRISVGFLGRRRMPRPAMTGHYLLNVSTYGRGSESRRLHLSAIPNTSVTSTKRETTEAEDAAKEDQPARKVFLFPSGVKTEQQRCSVSKSNEPAGFQHHYNIKTEPGSEYIEAGGDNNNTSATTKDTSPFSQSHRRHLELNSNQGNSEPYLTHVDPSHQRPTAFQSQRTLDNQEPPVASCYGGTISMSVPHTLNRSTAGTGSSTSSSEADGGGIHGSVMSFSVTVTTIPAGHSLDHGNQGEPSPEQSFIEGSNMEDVQSKCYCRLKAMIMCKGCGAFCHDDCIGPSKLCVSCLVVR; this is encoded by the exons CGGAACTTCACCGCTGGCATGTCTGAATGCAATGCTGCACACGAACTCTCGTGGTGAGGAGGGAATCTTCTACAAAGTTCCAGGCAGAATGGGAGTCTACACATTAAAG AAGGACATCTCAGATGTGGTGAAGGAGCTGTCGGAAGAGGGCTCTGAGGAGAGCAGTGACAATCTTTCTGACTCTCGAAGCTCAGAAAACAACAGTAGTGCTATCAGTCAAGAGGGCAGGAGAGGAAGGTGGATGCGAAGAG TTCCCTCCAAGCTGCAGTCACAGCCGTCGTCTCCACAGCCTCGATGCTCGTCGCCGTCTGTCCCCACCAGTAAGCTCATCTCTCCCTCGCAGAAACACAGCAAGAAAGCTTTGAAACAG GccctgaagcagcagcagcagagaaaccAGCGTAGACAGGGGGGAATGCCAATCTCCTCCAGTCCAAGACTGCTTCTGAAAACCCTTAAAGACATGGCAGATAACATTACAACAAAGACTG ATTTATGCCACCCAGTCGTACCCAGAAAGGTTTCCCAAAGGTCCAGTCGCCTCAGTGCAG GGCAGATAAAACGTGCCAAGTATAAAATAGACGTGGAGACGCCAGACTCTATTTTGGTTAACACCAACCTGCGAGCAATCATCAACAAGCACAATTTCTCTGCCTTGCCTCCAGACTGCCAGCAAAGGCTGGTCAAACTTCTGCCAGAAGTAGACCGCCAG GCTTGCATGGACGGCCTTCTGAAGGTCACTAGCTCTGCCTTAAACAATGAGTTTTTCACATCAGCAGCTCAGTCTTGGAAAGATAGACTGGCTGAGG GGGAATTCACTCCTGAATTGCAGCTCCGAATGCGCCAAGAAATTGAGAAGGAAAAGAAAGTTGAGCACTGGAAGGAAGCCTTCTTTGAAAACTATTATGGGGAGAA TTCAGGGCTCAGCTATGAGGAATCCAAAGAGCTGACAAAGGCTGATTTGAATCAGGAGTCTGCCAGGCCTCAGTCCCCCTCTCATCAGACAGGACCTGTCGCTCAAGCACTAGAGGAATCTAAGTGCACCAAGGACAGCAGCCTGACTGATGCTCCTGCAAAAGACGTAAAGCCAGCGCAGACATCGTCACAGGAGCCTCTGAAAGCACTGCCTGCTCAAAAAGAGCCTGTCTTTACTGCAGAACCCATGAAGACGCGACGCTCACAGTATGCTGAGGATCGGAAGATGAATACAACCGCAAATACTGGACTGGTGGCTGCAGTGAGAGCACCAGAGGTTGAGAAACGTGGTGAATGGAGTGCAGCATCGACAATGCCAGAAAAGGAGCGCAAGGAAGACACGAAGGAGGAGAAAACTGAACGCTCCCAGTTGTCTGTGAACAGCAGCCCTCCACCAAAGGCTAGTTCAGAGTTGAAAGAAGTTCAGTCGGTGTCTATGGTTAAGCCTGCTGCAGAGAGCGAAGAGGTCATCTCAGAGCCCAGTGGCTCCTCAGAGCCGCTGAAAAGGAAGTCTCTCAGTGAAATAGAGGGTGAATTAACACCAGAGAAAAGACCCCGCATATCTTCAGTTTCTTCAGTGTCTTCATTCTCATCTGTGTCTCCCTCAGCATCATCCATATCCAGCCCTGCTACACCAACTTCAACAACAAATCAGAGGGTTCCACCACTAAAG ATCCCAGTATCACGAATTCTTCCCTTGCCCGTGTCACCTAGCCAGATCTCACCAAGGACTCCCCTCCCAAGCCCACTTAGTAGCCCATGCCGTACTGGTGCTCGCACTTTGGCAGATATCAAAGCCAAAGCTCAGCTTGCCCGAGCACAacgtgcagcagcagcagcatcatcatCTGCTTCAAAGGGGGCGGTGCCAGGCCCAGGGCCAGGTGGAGGCAGTAGTGAGCAGACACACCACTTATCCAGCCCGACATCCCCACAGGGATCTGCTAGGTTACCAGCCACACAGTTTAGTATATCTTCTCCTTGCCAAGTGGACTCTTTTGGTCCATGTAGCCCAAACCAGTCTCAGAAGTACTTAagcaaaactgaagaaaaacatACAAGTCTTTCTGCTGGTACTGTCAGTACAGGAATCCATAGCGTCCAAAAGAGTTCAAGTGTATCAGCACAACCATCATCGGTGCATGCTTCAAAGGAACAGGAAATCCCATTAACTGCTGGATCAACAACCAGAACCAGCTCCTGCATCCCTGCAAACAACCCGCTGGTCACTCAGCTTCTGCAGGGCAAAGAAGTTCCACTGGAGCAGATCCTCCCAAAACCGCTATCCAAGGTGGAAGTAAAGATGTCAAACTTCTCCTCTGGTAGTATGGGAAAGGCATCACATTCTGCTGAGCACAGGGCTGAGAAGTTCAATACATCAGGCCGAGCTGGTGTTTtctcagaaaacacaaaacatcacaGGGAACTTCCTGACAAGGAGACTCAGGAGCAGATCCTACAGGCTCTAATGCAGAGGAAAGTCCAACAAAGTCAACCTTATGGAGGGGGTGTAGGGCCTCAGTCACCTCAGTACAAAGTTCAGCAACTGATGCACGCAGAAGAGCGACAAGATCGATCGAGGATTTCTGTTGGTTTTTTGGGTCGAAGGAGGATGCCAAGGCCTGCCATGACAGGACATTACCTGCTCAATGTCTCCACGTATGGCAGAGGATCAGAGAGCAGGAGACTTCACCTGTCTGCCATTCCAAACACGTCTGTAACCAGCACAAAAAGGGAAACCACAGAAGCAGAGGATGCAGCCAAGGAGGACCAACCAGCCAGGAaagtttttctgtttccttctgGGGTCAAAACAGAGCAGCAAAGATGCTCAGTAAGCAAGTCTAATGAACCAGCGGGCTTTCAGCATCACTATAACATAAAGACGGAGCCTGGATCAGAGTATATTGAAGCTGGTGGTGATAACAACAACACCAGCGCAACCACCAAAGACACCAGCCCTTTTTCTCAGTCACACCGAAGGCACCTCGAACTCAATAGTAATCAAGGAAACTCCGAGCCATATCTTACCCACGTGGATCCCAGTCACCAGCGGCCGACTGCCTTTCAATCCCAGAGAACACTCGATAATCAGGAACCCCCGGTAGCATCATGCTACGGTGGCACTATCAGTATGTCCGTACCTCACACTTTGAACCGCAGCACTGCAGGCACCGGCTCTTCCACATCCTCATCAGAAGCTGATGGTGGTGGCATCCACGGGAGCGTTATGTCCTTCTCAGTGACTGTCACCACCATACCTGCTGGTCACTCATTAGACCACGGCAACCAGGGCGAGCCCTCACCTGAACAGTCATTCATTGAGGGCTCCAACATGGAGGACGTCCAGTCTAAATGCTACTGCCGACTGAAGGCAATGATCATGTGCAAGGGGTGTGGCGCTTTTTGCCATGATGACTGCATAGGCCCCTCAAAACTGTGTGTCTCGTGTTTAGTGGTACGATGA